Part of the Lotus japonicus ecotype B-129 chromosome 6, LjGifu_v1.2 genome, gaaaaagtcttcatcgtctgtcgatcttaggtttctcgaactatcagggattccgtttcggcaaacttccgagaattgaaatttgacgttcgtactttccaggatttcgcatcgaaataattgtttaaggacagaaaagagaagttctaacatttctctgaggatttttggaattagtttccatcgtgtcctaaagcgtaaattaactattcactaatacctttgacctaggattaagcgtatgttagtcgtgctataactcttatcggtttttcgataaattcttggacttttcctgaacctttttccttcacaaatttatcttaatcaaataaactcttttattttattcacttatccaaagcgttaaaacttgggccttacaacttGCGCTTGATTCCATGCATTACCAGGCTCCTGCTGTTCTGGAGGTTTTTGTTTGACCCTCCACTCCTTCTTCTCCGGACGTTTTCGTTTGACCCTCCACTCCTTACGTGTGAATGATTTCCTTGTCCAGCTCGCTCCCTGACTCTTGTCAACCTTTACCTTTGGTTTCCATACCTTATTCTTGATGTTATATTGACCACTCGTTCCCCTTTTCATCGTGAATCTGTCATTTCTTTGCCGCAAGGGAAATCTCGCTGGAAGCACTGTCAGGTACACATTGTTCAGTCTTTGTCTATGCCAACCCTGGATGGCTCGACAGCCGTCATTTCTTGAACTGAAATGGATGAATCCAAATCTAAACCtcctcattttcttctttgttctaGGCAGAAAGATACTCTCCACCTTTCCATATTTTTCGAATGCCTTTCTCAGTTGCTTGTATTTGACTCTGTCGTCCAGTCCGTCCACGAACAACGTCATTCCTTCCCTTTGTTCCAGCTTCCTTGTACGTTCAGATGACCTGAATCTTCTACTTTCTCCGTAACTTCTGTCATGAATCCAAGAAGCCCTAGCATAGCCAGTAGGGCCTGCCATCGCTCGTCTATGTTTTAGTTATATGGATGGCTTCATTTTCAGGACACTCCTATTCTGCCACAGTTTTCTTTGGTGCTAATTATTCAGCGTTGTTGGGAAGAATCTATGAAAAGGTACATGTCTCATAGCTTTTACCACTTTTGCTAACGCTCGGGAACAATTTTTCATctaatttaagtatatttttcataattttaaaaatatttaagattaaatatatatatatatggagtttttgtcaaattttacaagttgtgtgatactcattgtgattgattttgtttggttgaatactcatttcttttcatatcttaattcattaatacgtgcctaaataatgagatcaatattcgcTGTGCAATGCACGGGATAATAACGCTAGTATATGTTAAAATTATGATTCATATGATTTCTATAAAGTGGACTGCATTTATGATTGCAATGGATTAAATCTAAATCCAAAAAATTCCCCTTGCCCAAGTGTTCTCAAGCCCTAAACTAGTTCAACTGATGATAGGTCATGGTTATAAAAAATCGAAATAGTTTAACTAGTGATTTTCACTTCATAGATCATAGCATGTTTAGTTTTCTATCCAAAAAAAATAGCATGTTTAGTTTGAaagtaaattatttttataggcaaatgttagttgttagtaatgttagtaaattagtcatcggggttcgaaccctggaccttcacccttcatctcacctaacccttagagcatctccagtgctaagtttttagttcttagttcttagcactattcatgtggactcgtactgccacatgtgcttaagcaactctttgcagattttaCTCCAACCATGGGTTcatagttcttagcactattcatttggtctcataataccattatattaatattttttattttcatataattttgatttaaatttaaatgctaattcaatatttaaattaaatatttgttGATGAAtgacagaaaaataataattttttatgctaagaactcaaaaagtaaaactcattatataagaactgcttcttatttttaagaactaagaactccatgACAGCTCCCTcaaatggttaagaactcagttcttagttcttaactcagaaataagaactaagaaccctgcattggagatgctcttatatatgtctctaactcttaccacttgagctatcctttgAGGACTAGTTTGAAAGTAAAATATTATAGAACTAATGAAAATGATTGATTGTCATTTACTTTTTACGGACATCCTTTAAACATGCAGTTTTGTGAGGGGTGTTGACCGCCATAAAATGTTATGAATGGTTAAAAATCGTCACAAAAACGTATGTCTAATGAATGTCCGTCAGAAAGCATATATCTACCTATTATTATTCAAGAATCAATTTTGGTTACAGTAAAATCAAATTTTTCAAGGCCAGCCCAAACCATATATAtgggaaaaaatatattttcatagCTCAAATCTATCGACAACCAAAGAAAAATAGGTATAGAATAGAGATAAATTAGAGATATAATGAGTGATgaaatagaaaaattaaatatgaattCTCTACCGCTTCATGCTACAAATTCttggttttttttaattaattaaatggtTCATATTGATAAGTTAAAAGTTTTAAGCACCTGTCATTTTGTTGTTGCAAACGTCGTAAAAATAGAGAGTAAAATTAAAGTGATTGGAAATAAAATGAGAGATAAGAAAATAAAGTTAATAATATATCAAAACCTAACATCGtcttcaattattttttaataaatggaGAAGAAAATGGTAGCTCCTACTTAGCATTTTACCGGCCTCCAAAATCTCTGAACAAAATAGCAATATAAAGTGTACACGAATGCTACCAATTAGTTATGATTCATTtaaacaccctaccccaccacttttttatttcatatttttatttaattttatatttttgtttttatgattacataaaattacaattatcgatttaaattaaattaaaacaataaacacttaacaatttaattttttttaaatatagactataatttattttattttcttaacttaaaatgcaagacaacaaactaagcacacaataatttattttattttcttaacttaaaatgcaagacaacaaactaaaagtacacaacacacaaataacgtaattagtacgatacaaatcatcttcaatgaggaaacattccaaactttgctcagatgtgcttcactagatctgcttgcagttcgtgatgaacATTTGGATCAcacaactcggatctagcacgcacatgatttgcaaaagcgggtaacacctcggttGAGTATGGTTGTGGTGTATTAGATCCAAtttccccagattgctcaaaatcggtccaacgttgagaatatgtatctcgttcatccccaacaatcatattatgtaatatgatgcatgacctcataatgatacccaaatcagctATGTCCCACAAGCGAATTGGTTCACgaatgattttaaaacgagcttgaagcactccaaatgcacgttcgatgtccttccgacatccctcctgatattttgcaaataacttatggggttcactttgaggaagtctaatcgatttgacgaaagttggataagaagggtagataccatcagctagatagtatgtcatattatag contains:
- the LOC130725186 gene encoding uncharacterized protein LOC130725186, with protein sequence MAGPTGYARASWIHDRSYGESRRFRSSERTRKLEQREGMTLFVDGLDDRVKYKQLRKAFEKYGKVESIFLPRTKKKMRRFRFGFIHFSSRNDGCRAIQGWHRQRLNNVYLTVLPARFPLRQRNDRFTMKRGTSGQYNIKNKVWKPKVKVDKSQGASWTRKSFTRKEWRVKRKRPEKKEWRVKQKPPEQQEPGNAWNQAQVVRPKF